Proteins from a single region of Manis javanica isolate MJ-LG chromosome 5, MJ_LKY, whole genome shotgun sequence:
- the NELFA gene encoding negative elongation factor A isoform X3 — MASMRESDTGLWLHNKLGATDELWAPPSIASLLTAAVIDNIRLCFHGLSSAVKLKLLLGTLHLPRRTVDEMKGALAEIIQLAALDSDPWVLMVADILKSFPDTGSLNLDLEEQNPNVQDILGELREKVGECEASAMLPLECRYLNKSALTTLAGPLAPPAKHFQLKRKPKSATLRAELLQKSTETAQQLKRSAGVPFHAKGRGLLRKMDTTTPLRGIPKQAPFRSPTAPSVFSPAGNRTPIPPSRTPLRKERGVKLLDISELDMVGAGREAKRRRKTLDAEVVEKPAKEETVIENATPDYAAGLVSTQKLGALNNEPALPSTSYLPATPSVVPASSYIPSSETPPAPSSREASLQASRPPEEPQAPSPALPSQFKQRAPMYNSGPAAPAPPASPLTPTTPPAAALPTQTPPVAMVAPQAQPPAQPQPKKNLSLTREQMFAAQEMFKTANKVTRPEKALILGFMAGSRGSSGRWALHTLRFLCQDKYFEGARSAALSVWGPGTRRGWVPTQLLGGQDKRAFCARGCQASPCSGRT, encoded by the exons ATGGCGTCCATGCGGGAGAGCGACACGGGTCTATGGCTGCACAACAAGCTCGGCGCCACGGACGAGCTGTGGGCGCCGCCCAGCATCGCGTCCCTGCTCACGGCAGCGGTCATCGACAACATCCGCCTCTGCTTCCACGGCCTCTCGTCGGCCGTGAAGCTCAAGCTGCTGCTCGGGACCCTGCACCTCCCGCGCCGCACGGTGGACGAG ATGAAGGGCGCCCTGGCAGAGATCATCCAGCTGGCCGCCCTGGACTCGGACCCCTGGGTTCTCATGGTCGCTGACATCCTGAAGTCCTTTCCTGACACAGGCTCGCTTAACCTTGATCTTGAAGAGCAGAATCCCAACGTTCAAGATATTTTAGGAGAACTTAGAGAAAAGG TGGGCGAGTGCGAGGCATCGGCCATGCTGCCGCTGGAGTGCCGGTACCTGAACAAGAGCGCCCTGACGACCCTCGCCGGGCCCCTCGCGCCTCCCGCGAAGCACTTCCAGCTGAAGAGGAAGCCCAAGAGTGCCACCCTGCGGGCCGAGCTGCTGCAGAAGT CCACCGAGACAGCCCAGCAGCTGAAGAGGAGTGCAGGGGTGCCCTTCCACGCCAAGGGCCGGGGACTGCTCCGCAAGATGGACACCACAA CCCCACTCAGAGGCATCCCGAAGCAGGCGCCCTTCAGAAGTCCCACCGCCCCCAGTGTCTTCAGCCCTGCCGGGAACCGGACCCCCATCCCACCTTCAAGGACACCCCTGCGGAAGGAGAGGGGAGTGAAG CTGCTGGACATCTCTGAGCTGGACATGGTTGGCGCTGGCCGAGAGGCgaagaggagaaggaagaccCTGG ATGCAGAAGTGGTGGAAAAGCCAGCCAAGGAAGAGACAGTCATCGAGAACGCCACCCCAGACTACGCAGCTGGCCTGGTGTCCACACAG AAACTCGGGGCTTTGAACAACGAGCCTGCACTGCCTTCTACGAGCTACCTGCCTGCTACACCCAGCGTGGTGCCTGCCTCCTCGTACATCCCCAGCTCCGAGACTCCGCCAG CCCCATCTTCCCGGGAAGCCAGCCTGCAGGCCAGCCGGCCACCTGAGGAGCCCCAAGCCCCAAGCCCTGCGCTGCCGTCGCAGTTCAAGCAGAGGGCGCCCATGTACAACAGCGGCCCTGCTGCGCCTGCACCTCCTGCCTCGCCCCTAACGCCCACCACACCCCCGGCTGCTGCCCTCCCCACGCAGACGCCCCCTGTGGCCATGGTGGCCCCACAAGCCCAGCCACCCGCCCAGCCACAGCCCAAGAAGAACCTGTCCCTAACG AGGGAGCAGATGTTCGCTGCCCAGGAGATGTTCAAGACAGCCAACAAAGTCACACGGCCTGAGAAGGCCCTCATCCTGGGCTTCATGGCGGGCTCCCGAG GTAGCTCTGGAAGATGGGCGCTGCACACATTACGGTTTCTATGTCAAGATAAATACTTCGAAGGTGCCAGAAGCGCAGCCCTGAGTGTGTGGGGCCCGGGAACCAGGCGCGGCTGGGTGCCCACACAGCTCCTTGGAGGACAGGACAAACGTGCTTTCTGTGCGCGTGGGTGCCAGGCCTCCCCCTGCAGCGGTCGCACTTGA
- the NELFA gene encoding negative elongation factor A isoform X5, which yields MKGALAEIIQLAALDSDPWVLMVADILKSFPDTGSLNLDLEEQNPNVQDILGELREKVGECEASAMLPLECRYLNKSALTTLAGPLAPPAKHFQLKRKPKSATLRAELLQKSTETAQQLKRSAGVPFHAKGRGLLRKMDTTTAWGGHTYSSPPALGPVQPTAPCIPHVPPVLPAAAPREPRYLFDGTAHPPLRGIPKQAPFRSPTAPSVFSPAGNRTPIPPSRTPLRKERGVKLLDISELDMVGAGREAKRRRKTLDAEVVEKPAKEETVIENATPDYAAGLVSTQKLGALNNEPALPSTSYLPATPSVVPASSYIPSSETPPAPSSREASLQASRPPEEPQAPSPALPSQFKQRAPMYNSGPAAPAPPASPLTPTTPPAAALPTQTPPVAMVAPQAQPPAQPQPKKNLSLTREQMFAAQEMFKTANKVTRPEKALILGFMAGSRGSSGRWALHTLRFLCQDKYFEGARSAALSVWGPGTRRGWVPTQLLGGQDKRAFCARGCQASPCSGRT from the exons ATGAAGGGCGCCCTGGCAGAGATCATCCAGCTGGCCGCCCTGGACTCGGACCCCTGGGTTCTCATGGTCGCTGACATCCTGAAGTCCTTTCCTGACACAGGCTCGCTTAACCTTGATCTTGAAGAGCAGAATCCCAACGTTCAAGATATTTTAGGAGAACTTAGAGAAAAGG TGGGCGAGTGCGAGGCATCGGCCATGCTGCCGCTGGAGTGCCGGTACCTGAACAAGAGCGCCCTGACGACCCTCGCCGGGCCCCTCGCGCCTCCCGCGAAGCACTTCCAGCTGAAGAGGAAGCCCAAGAGTGCCACCCTGCGGGCCGAGCTGCTGCAGAAGT CCACCGAGACAGCCCAGCAGCTGAAGAGGAGTGCAGGGGTGCCCTTCCACGCCAAGGGCCGGGGACTGCTCCGCAAGATGGACACCACAA CGGCCTGGGGTGGCCACACCTACTCCAGTCCTCCTGCCCTTGGTCCTGTCCAGCCCACAGCCCCCTGCATCCCCCACGTTCCCCCTGTGCTCCCAGCTGCAGCTCCTCGTGAGCCTCGGTACCTGTTTGATGGGACTGCCCACC CCCCACTCAGAGGCATCCCGAAGCAGGCGCCCTTCAGAAGTCCCACCGCCCCCAGTGTCTTCAGCCCTGCCGGGAACCGGACCCCCATCCCACCTTCAAGGACACCCCTGCGGAAGGAGAGGGGAGTGAAG CTGCTGGACATCTCTGAGCTGGACATGGTTGGCGCTGGCCGAGAGGCgaagaggagaaggaagaccCTGG ATGCAGAAGTGGTGGAAAAGCCAGCCAAGGAAGAGACAGTCATCGAGAACGCCACCCCAGACTACGCAGCTGGCCTGGTGTCCACACAG AAACTCGGGGCTTTGAACAACGAGCCTGCACTGCCTTCTACGAGCTACCTGCCTGCTACACCCAGCGTGGTGCCTGCCTCCTCGTACATCCCCAGCTCCGAGACTCCGCCAG CCCCATCTTCCCGGGAAGCCAGCCTGCAGGCCAGCCGGCCACCTGAGGAGCCCCAAGCCCCAAGCCCTGCGCTGCCGTCGCAGTTCAAGCAGAGGGCGCCCATGTACAACAGCGGCCCTGCTGCGCCTGCACCTCCTGCCTCGCCCCTAACGCCCACCACACCCCCGGCTGCTGCCCTCCCCACGCAGACGCCCCCTGTGGCCATGGTGGCCCCACAAGCCCAGCCACCCGCCCAGCCACAGCCCAAGAAGAACCTGTCCCTAACG AGGGAGCAGATGTTCGCTGCCCAGGAGATGTTCAAGACAGCCAACAAAGTCACACGGCCTGAGAAGGCCCTCATCCTGGGCTTCATGGCGGGCTCCCGAG GTAGCTCTGGAAGATGGGCGCTGCACACATTACGGTTTCTATGTCAAGATAAATACTTCGAAGGTGCCAGAAGCGCAGCCCTGAGTGTGTGGGGCCCGGGAACCAGGCGCGGCTGGGTGCCCACACAGCTCCTTGGAGGACAGGACAAACGTGCTTTCTGTGCGCGTGGGTGCCAGGCCTCCCCCTGCAGCGGTCGCACTTGA
- the NELFA gene encoding negative elongation factor A isoform X2, with translation MASMRESDTGLWLHNKLGATDELWAPPSIASLLTAAVIDNIRLCFHGLSSAVKLKLLLGTLHLPRRTVDEMKGALAEIIQLAALDSDPWVLMVADILKSFPDTGSLNLDLEEQNPNVQDILGELREKVGECEASAMLPLECRYLNKSALTTLAGPLAPPAKHFQLKRKPKSATLRAELLQKSTETAQQLKRSAGVPFHAKGRGLLRKMDTTTAWGGHTYSSPPALGPVQPTAPCIPHVPPVLPAAAPREPRYLFDGTAHPPLRGIPKQAPFRSPTAPSVFSPAGNRTPIPPSRTPLRKERGVKLLDISELDMVGAGREAKRRRKTLDAEVVEKPAKEETVIENATPDYAAGLVSTQKLGALNNEPALPSTSYLPATPSVVPASSYIPSSETPPAPSSREASLQASRPPEEPQAPSPALPSQFKQRAPMYNSGPAAPAPPASPLTPTTPPAAALPTQTPPVAMVAPQAQPPAQPQPKKNLSLTREQMFAAQEMFKTANKVTRPEKALILGFMAGSRENPCQEQGDVIQIKLSEHTEDLPKSDGQGSTTMLVDTVFEMNYATGQWTRFKKYKPMANVS, from the exons ATGGCGTCCATGCGGGAGAGCGACACGGGTCTATGGCTGCACAACAAGCTCGGCGCCACGGACGAGCTGTGGGCGCCGCCCAGCATCGCGTCCCTGCTCACGGCAGCGGTCATCGACAACATCCGCCTCTGCTTCCACGGCCTCTCGTCGGCCGTGAAGCTCAAGCTGCTGCTCGGGACCCTGCACCTCCCGCGCCGCACGGTGGACGAG ATGAAGGGCGCCCTGGCAGAGATCATCCAGCTGGCCGCCCTGGACTCGGACCCCTGGGTTCTCATGGTCGCTGACATCCTGAAGTCCTTTCCTGACACAGGCTCGCTTAACCTTGATCTTGAAGAGCAGAATCCCAACGTTCAAGATATTTTAGGAGAACTTAGAGAAAAGG TGGGCGAGTGCGAGGCATCGGCCATGCTGCCGCTGGAGTGCCGGTACCTGAACAAGAGCGCCCTGACGACCCTCGCCGGGCCCCTCGCGCCTCCCGCGAAGCACTTCCAGCTGAAGAGGAAGCCCAAGAGTGCCACCCTGCGGGCCGAGCTGCTGCAGAAGT CCACCGAGACAGCCCAGCAGCTGAAGAGGAGTGCAGGGGTGCCCTTCCACGCCAAGGGCCGGGGACTGCTCCGCAAGATGGACACCACAA CGGCCTGGGGTGGCCACACCTACTCCAGTCCTCCTGCCCTTGGTCCTGTCCAGCCCACAGCCCCCTGCATCCCCCACGTTCCCCCTGTGCTCCCAGCTGCAGCTCCTCGTGAGCCTCGGTACCTGTTTGATGGGACTGCCCACC CCCCACTCAGAGGCATCCCGAAGCAGGCGCCCTTCAGAAGTCCCACCGCCCCCAGTGTCTTCAGCCCTGCCGGGAACCGGACCCCCATCCCACCTTCAAGGACACCCCTGCGGAAGGAGAGGGGAGTGAAG CTGCTGGACATCTCTGAGCTGGACATGGTTGGCGCTGGCCGAGAGGCgaagaggagaaggaagaccCTGG ATGCAGAAGTGGTGGAAAAGCCAGCCAAGGAAGAGACAGTCATCGAGAACGCCACCCCAGACTACGCAGCTGGCCTGGTGTCCACACAG AAACTCGGGGCTTTGAACAACGAGCCTGCACTGCCTTCTACGAGCTACCTGCCTGCTACACCCAGCGTGGTGCCTGCCTCCTCGTACATCCCCAGCTCCGAGACTCCGCCAG CCCCATCTTCCCGGGAAGCCAGCCTGCAGGCCAGCCGGCCACCTGAGGAGCCCCAAGCCCCAAGCCCTGCGCTGCCGTCGCAGTTCAAGCAGAGGGCGCCCATGTACAACAGCGGCCCTGCTGCGCCTGCACCTCCTGCCTCGCCCCTAACGCCCACCACACCCCCGGCTGCTGCCCTCCCCACGCAGACGCCCCCTGTGGCCATGGTGGCCCCACAAGCCCAGCCACCCGCCCAGCCACAGCCCAAGAAGAACCTGTCCCTAACG AGGGAGCAGATGTTCGCTGCCCAGGAGATGTTCAAGACAGCCAACAAAGTCACACGGCCTGAGAAGGCCCTCATCCTGGGCTTCATGGCGGGCTCCCGAG AGAACCCGTGCCAGGAGCAGGGTGACGTGATCCAGATCAAGCTCAGCGAGCACACAGAGGACCTGCCCAAGTCAGACGGCCAGGGCAGCACCACCATGCTGGTGGACACAGTGTTCGAGATGAACTACGCCACGGGCCAGTGGACACGCTTCAAGAAGTACAAGCCCATGGCCAACGTGTCCTAG
- the NELFA gene encoding negative elongation factor A isoform X1, which translates to MASMRESDTGLWLHNKLGATDELWAPPSIASLLTAAVIDNIRLCFHGLSSAVKLKLLLGTLHLPRRTVDEMKGALAEIIQLAALDSDPWVLMVADILKSFPDTGSLNLDLEEQNPNVQDILGELREKVGECEASAMLPLECRYLNKSALTTLAGPLAPPAKHFQLKRKPKSATLRAELLQKSTETAQQLKRSAGVPFHAKGRGLLRKMDTTTAWGGHTYSSPPALGPVQPTAPCIPHVPPVLPAAAPREPRYLFDGTAHPPLRGIPKQAPFRSPTAPSVFSPAGNRTPIPPSRTPLRKERGVKLLDISELDMVGAGREAKRRRKTLDAEVVEKPAKEETVIENATPDYAAGLVSTQKLGALNNEPALPSTSYLPATPSVVPASSYIPSSETPPAPSSREASLQASRPPEEPQAPSPALPSQFKQRAPMYNSGPAAPAPPASPLTPTTPPAAALPTQTPPVAMVAPQAQPPAQPQPKKNLSLTREQMFAAQEMFKTANKVTRPEKALILGFMAGSRGSSGRWALHTLRFLCQDKYFEGARSAALSVWGPGTRRGWVPTQLLGGQDKRAFCARGCQASPCSGRT; encoded by the exons ATGGCGTCCATGCGGGAGAGCGACACGGGTCTATGGCTGCACAACAAGCTCGGCGCCACGGACGAGCTGTGGGCGCCGCCCAGCATCGCGTCCCTGCTCACGGCAGCGGTCATCGACAACATCCGCCTCTGCTTCCACGGCCTCTCGTCGGCCGTGAAGCTCAAGCTGCTGCTCGGGACCCTGCACCTCCCGCGCCGCACGGTGGACGAG ATGAAGGGCGCCCTGGCAGAGATCATCCAGCTGGCCGCCCTGGACTCGGACCCCTGGGTTCTCATGGTCGCTGACATCCTGAAGTCCTTTCCTGACACAGGCTCGCTTAACCTTGATCTTGAAGAGCAGAATCCCAACGTTCAAGATATTTTAGGAGAACTTAGAGAAAAGG TGGGCGAGTGCGAGGCATCGGCCATGCTGCCGCTGGAGTGCCGGTACCTGAACAAGAGCGCCCTGACGACCCTCGCCGGGCCCCTCGCGCCTCCCGCGAAGCACTTCCAGCTGAAGAGGAAGCCCAAGAGTGCCACCCTGCGGGCCGAGCTGCTGCAGAAGT CCACCGAGACAGCCCAGCAGCTGAAGAGGAGTGCAGGGGTGCCCTTCCACGCCAAGGGCCGGGGACTGCTCCGCAAGATGGACACCACAA CGGCCTGGGGTGGCCACACCTACTCCAGTCCTCCTGCCCTTGGTCCTGTCCAGCCCACAGCCCCCTGCATCCCCCACGTTCCCCCTGTGCTCCCAGCTGCAGCTCCTCGTGAGCCTCGGTACCTGTTTGATGGGACTGCCCACC CCCCACTCAGAGGCATCCCGAAGCAGGCGCCCTTCAGAAGTCCCACCGCCCCCAGTGTCTTCAGCCCTGCCGGGAACCGGACCCCCATCCCACCTTCAAGGACACCCCTGCGGAAGGAGAGGGGAGTGAAG CTGCTGGACATCTCTGAGCTGGACATGGTTGGCGCTGGCCGAGAGGCgaagaggagaaggaagaccCTGG ATGCAGAAGTGGTGGAAAAGCCAGCCAAGGAAGAGACAGTCATCGAGAACGCCACCCCAGACTACGCAGCTGGCCTGGTGTCCACACAG AAACTCGGGGCTTTGAACAACGAGCCTGCACTGCCTTCTACGAGCTACCTGCCTGCTACACCCAGCGTGGTGCCTGCCTCCTCGTACATCCCCAGCTCCGAGACTCCGCCAG CCCCATCTTCCCGGGAAGCCAGCCTGCAGGCCAGCCGGCCACCTGAGGAGCCCCAAGCCCCAAGCCCTGCGCTGCCGTCGCAGTTCAAGCAGAGGGCGCCCATGTACAACAGCGGCCCTGCTGCGCCTGCACCTCCTGCCTCGCCCCTAACGCCCACCACACCCCCGGCTGCTGCCCTCCCCACGCAGACGCCCCCTGTGGCCATGGTGGCCCCACAAGCCCAGCCACCCGCCCAGCCACAGCCCAAGAAGAACCTGTCCCTAACG AGGGAGCAGATGTTCGCTGCCCAGGAGATGTTCAAGACAGCCAACAAAGTCACACGGCCTGAGAAGGCCCTCATCCTGGGCTTCATGGCGGGCTCCCGAG GTAGCTCTGGAAGATGGGCGCTGCACACATTACGGTTTCTATGTCAAGATAAATACTTCGAAGGTGCCAGAAGCGCAGCCCTGAGTGTGTGGGGCCCGGGAACCAGGCGCGGCTGGGTGCCCACACAGCTCCTTGGAGGACAGGACAAACGTGCTTTCTGTGCGCGTGGGTGCCAGGCCTCCCCCTGCAGCGGTCGCACTTGA
- the NELFA gene encoding negative elongation factor A isoform X4, with the protein MASMRESDTGLWLHNKLGATDELWAPPSIASLLTAAVIDNIRLCFHGLSSAVKLKLLLGTLHLPRRTVDEMKGALAEIIQLAALDSDPWVLMVADILKSFPDTGSLNLDLEEQNPNVQDILGELREKVGECEASAMLPLECRYLNKSALTTLAGPLAPPAKHFQLKRKPKSATLRAELLQKSTETAQQLKRSAGVPFHAKGRGLLRKMDTTTPLRGIPKQAPFRSPTAPSVFSPAGNRTPIPPSRTPLRKERGVKLLDISELDMVGAGREAKRRRKTLDAEVVEKPAKEETVIENATPDYAAGLVSTQKLGALNNEPALPSTSYLPATPSVVPASSYIPSSETPPAPSSREASLQASRPPEEPQAPSPALPSQFKQRAPMYNSGPAAPAPPASPLTPTTPPAAALPTQTPPVAMVAPQAQPPAQPQPKKNLSLTREQMFAAQEMFKTANKVTRPEKALILGFMAGSRENPCQEQGDVIQIKLSEHTEDLPKSDGQGSTTMLVDTVFEMNYATGQWTRFKKYKPMANVS; encoded by the exons ATGGCGTCCATGCGGGAGAGCGACACGGGTCTATGGCTGCACAACAAGCTCGGCGCCACGGACGAGCTGTGGGCGCCGCCCAGCATCGCGTCCCTGCTCACGGCAGCGGTCATCGACAACATCCGCCTCTGCTTCCACGGCCTCTCGTCGGCCGTGAAGCTCAAGCTGCTGCTCGGGACCCTGCACCTCCCGCGCCGCACGGTGGACGAG ATGAAGGGCGCCCTGGCAGAGATCATCCAGCTGGCCGCCCTGGACTCGGACCCCTGGGTTCTCATGGTCGCTGACATCCTGAAGTCCTTTCCTGACACAGGCTCGCTTAACCTTGATCTTGAAGAGCAGAATCCCAACGTTCAAGATATTTTAGGAGAACTTAGAGAAAAGG TGGGCGAGTGCGAGGCATCGGCCATGCTGCCGCTGGAGTGCCGGTACCTGAACAAGAGCGCCCTGACGACCCTCGCCGGGCCCCTCGCGCCTCCCGCGAAGCACTTCCAGCTGAAGAGGAAGCCCAAGAGTGCCACCCTGCGGGCCGAGCTGCTGCAGAAGT CCACCGAGACAGCCCAGCAGCTGAAGAGGAGTGCAGGGGTGCCCTTCCACGCCAAGGGCCGGGGACTGCTCCGCAAGATGGACACCACAA CCCCACTCAGAGGCATCCCGAAGCAGGCGCCCTTCAGAAGTCCCACCGCCCCCAGTGTCTTCAGCCCTGCCGGGAACCGGACCCCCATCCCACCTTCAAGGACACCCCTGCGGAAGGAGAGGGGAGTGAAG CTGCTGGACATCTCTGAGCTGGACATGGTTGGCGCTGGCCGAGAGGCgaagaggagaaggaagaccCTGG ATGCAGAAGTGGTGGAAAAGCCAGCCAAGGAAGAGACAGTCATCGAGAACGCCACCCCAGACTACGCAGCTGGCCTGGTGTCCACACAG AAACTCGGGGCTTTGAACAACGAGCCTGCACTGCCTTCTACGAGCTACCTGCCTGCTACACCCAGCGTGGTGCCTGCCTCCTCGTACATCCCCAGCTCCGAGACTCCGCCAG CCCCATCTTCCCGGGAAGCCAGCCTGCAGGCCAGCCGGCCACCTGAGGAGCCCCAAGCCCCAAGCCCTGCGCTGCCGTCGCAGTTCAAGCAGAGGGCGCCCATGTACAACAGCGGCCCTGCTGCGCCTGCACCTCCTGCCTCGCCCCTAACGCCCACCACACCCCCGGCTGCTGCCCTCCCCACGCAGACGCCCCCTGTGGCCATGGTGGCCCCACAAGCCCAGCCACCCGCCCAGCCACAGCCCAAGAAGAACCTGTCCCTAACG AGGGAGCAGATGTTCGCTGCCCAGGAGATGTTCAAGACAGCCAACAAAGTCACACGGCCTGAGAAGGCCCTCATCCTGGGCTTCATGGCGGGCTCCCGAG AGAACCCGTGCCAGGAGCAGGGTGACGTGATCCAGATCAAGCTCAGCGAGCACACAGAGGACCTGCCCAAGTCAGACGGCCAGGGCAGCACCACCATGCTGGTGGACACAGTGTTCGAGATGAACTACGCCACGGGCCAGTGGACACGCTTCAAGAAGTACAAGCCCATGGCCAACGTGTCCTAG